The proteins below come from a single Aestuariirhabdus haliotis genomic window:
- a CDS encoding ABC transporter substrate-binding protein, whose translation MEYRCSFALVWVFAGLMLSGGCASLPGFNDDDAPPPQVIDRSKKPAKVASKSPARSATKAPSKPKTSSSKSSTVVKDVPAKASAKPKPETNDRSDGLPSVAVLVSAEIPAMTTVAERIKARLGYRAQIYALKGDAQYAATLAKQLAVQKNIQVVAIGLLAAKASKTIPHPQVFSQVFNFSEFGLLRDGRRGVNILPPADQVFSFWRKLSPGLRVVAVATGPNQSLTVNRLQQGARLSGIRLHHIEVRSDKELVYALKQVEEAQGIWLLPDNRVLSRSVIRELMNYTVKNGKQLAVFSPQLLEAGALLSFSTNSVDVSERILEQLRLLRQEEDLSSQLVSLKGGEMKINSVVASRLGIRIPATLKSHIHNRIP comes from the coding sequence ATGGAATATCGATGCTCTTTTGCGCTGGTCTGGGTGTTTGCCGGGCTGATGCTGTCAGGTGGTTGTGCCTCTCTGCCAGGCTTTAACGATGATGATGCGCCTCCCCCACAAGTGATCGATCGCAGTAAGAAACCCGCCAAGGTAGCCAGTAAATCACCAGCACGTTCTGCAACGAAAGCACCCAGCAAACCCAAAACCTCTTCGAGTAAGTCAAGCACGGTGGTCAAGGATGTACCGGCCAAGGCGAGCGCTAAGCCCAAGCCAGAAACTAATGATCGCAGTGACGGGCTGCCCTCCGTCGCGGTCCTGGTGAGTGCCGAAATTCCTGCAATGACGACAGTGGCCGAACGAATAAAGGCCCGTTTGGGATATCGTGCGCAAATTTATGCCCTCAAGGGGGATGCGCAATATGCCGCTACCCTGGCTAAACAGCTTGCTGTGCAAAAGAATATTCAGGTGGTCGCTATCGGACTGTTGGCGGCTAAAGCCAGCAAGACGATCCCCCACCCTCAGGTGTTCTCACAGGTGTTTAATTTTTCAGAATTCGGATTGCTGCGTGACGGCCGGCGCGGGGTTAATATCTTGCCGCCCGCCGATCAGGTGTTTTCTTTCTGGCGTAAGTTGAGCCCGGGTCTCAGGGTGGTTGCGGTCGCCACGGGTCCCAATCAATCCCTGACGGTTAACCGGTTGCAGCAGGGAGCTCGGCTATCGGGAATACGCCTGCATCATATTGAGGTGCGTTCGGACAAAGAGCTGGTCTATGCCCTCAAGCAGGTCGAAGAGGCCCAGGGTATTTGGCTATTGCCGGATAATCGTGTGCTAAGCCGGTCGGTGATTAGGGAGCTGATGAATTACACGGTGAAGAATGGCAAGCAGTTGGCGGTCTTTTCTCCCCAGCTGCTGGAAGCGGGGGCGTTACTCAGTTTTTCGACCAACAGCGTCGATGTCTCGGAGCGTATTCTGGAGCAGTTACGGTTATTGCGGCAGGAAGAGGATCTATCAAGTCAGCTGGTTTCCTTGAAAGGCGGGGAGATGAAGATCAACTCAGTCGTGGCGTCGAGGCTAGGGATACGGATTCCGGCAACGCTTAAATCCCATATTCATAATCGGATTCCCTGA
- a CDS encoding HesA/MoeB/ThiF family protein, translating into MMNDEQLLRYSRQIMMPEIEIAGQEKLLSSRVLVIGMGGLGCPVAIYLAAAGVGELRLVDDDQVELTNLQRQIAHFESDVGSAKVDSAARTLGQINSGINVSTLCARLDGEALDAEVAAADLVVDATDNFATRFAINRACVNSQTPLVSGAAIGLSGQISVFDPRDEASPCYRCLYREEGVEEQSCARTGVLAPVVGMIGTMQALEAVKMLTGLGESLCGRLLILDAATSSWRELRLRRDPACPCCGDG; encoded by the coding sequence ATGATGAATGATGAGCAGTTGCTGCGTTACAGTCGCCAGATCATGATGCCGGAGATCGAGATAGCGGGGCAGGAAAAGCTGCTCTCCAGCCGAGTCTTGGTCATTGGCATGGGTGGGCTCGGTTGCCCTGTGGCGATCTATCTGGCCGCCGCCGGGGTGGGCGAGCTAAGGCTGGTCGACGATGATCAGGTCGAGTTGACGAATTTGCAGCGACAGATTGCCCATTTTGAGTCCGATGTCGGCAGTGCCAAGGTTGATTCGGCAGCCCGAACTCTTGGGCAAATCAATTCCGGGATCAACGTCAGTACGCTTTGTGCGCGGTTGGACGGCGAGGCGCTTGATGCAGAAGTCGCCGCCGCGGATCTGGTGGTGGATGCGACCGATAATTTTGCGACCCGGTTTGCTATCAATCGAGCCTGTGTCAATAGCCAAACCCCCTTGGTTTCCGGGGCTGCGATCGGCTTGTCGGGCCAGATATCGGTGTTCGATCCGCGAGATGAGGCTTCTCCCTGTTACCGTTGTTTGTATCGGGAAGAGGGCGTGGAGGAACAAAGCTGCGCACGCACCGGCGTGTTGGCACCTGTTGTCGGTATGATCGGCACCATGCAGGCGCTCGAGGCAGTCAAGATGCTAACGGGGTTGGGTGAGTCCCTCTGCGGAAGGCTATTGATTCTGGATGCTGCTACCAGCAGCTGGCGTGAACTAAGGTTACGAAGGGATCCTGCCTGTCCCTGCTGCGGCGATGGTTAA